ACCAGCTCCTGAGGCTGCAAGCCCCACAAAATAGAACTTCTTCCAGCCTAATTTAACTATAAAATCTGATGATGtaacacccacccacccccacatcaCAAACCAAAGTGACATCACAAATACTAGAGACCATGGTTGAAAACTGCCTCCCTGTGAGCcaaaaatctaaacaaactgCAATTTGCTTATACAtgactgaggcagagaaagacaggtgactagaaatattaaaaagaaaaaaaaaaaaaagcaaaataacagcaacaaccaaaaaaaagcaaaagagaaaaagggaaaagaaaatacatatttcttcccCCTACTAAGCtagctaaaataaaatttaaggcaACCGAAATATGgtaaggtaattttattttttttatagatgacATTTCTTAGAAGGCCAGGTCTCTTTAAGGGTGTGATTCTAATTCTGTCCAAATTGTTCTCTTGTTCTCGGCTGCTCCCAGGAAACGGAGGTCCATATCACTTAGTTGGACTTTTGCCTTTAAGGATCCCAGTATTTCCCCGTGGAGCAGCCTTTCTTGGCTCAAGGTGGTCTGGTTAGGAAGTGTGTTCAGGGCTTGGCAGAACTTTTACATGGTGTCATTTCTGTCTTGCAGCCTGGTCGAGGGGTGGCTGCAGCTCCTATAGGAATCTCAAGTGTTCCCATCCCCATTCCTTTCCTGCTACCATTTCCTAAGCCTTGTAGCAGACTGGAATTGTCTTTGATTCCTTGTAAATGCTCCCCAaacctctgcttccagctcaAGCATTGCCATGTTCTTTCAGAGCCTGAATATCATCGTGACCTGGTTTCCCTACTTGGTACAAAAGGCTCTGGTGAGCAGGATATCCGATGGATAGATTTCTGAGAGCTGTGTAGAAGGAACCATGTGTAAAATGCAGTTCATATCAGGCCTGCTAGTCTGTGCTTGAGAACTGGtcctttttcttattcctttctctccccttacGATTCTAGCATCCCATCTATGTGAGACGAGATCCCGGGATCCCTGCCTATGGGCTCCGTCAGTCTATCCTACTGAACACCAGGCTTCAGGACTGCTATGTGGACTCACCGACCCTCACCAACATCTGGACGGCCAGAATGTGTGCAAAGCAGAACATCAATACCCCAGCAGCCGGGACCACCTCCTCTTGGGAAGTTGTAAATACTCCCTTGGTGGCCAGTTCCTTCTCCCTGATTAAGTTGGTGCTCAGGCGACAACTGAAGGATAAATGTTGCCCAGGACCAAGCAGGTTTGGAGAAGCAAAGCCTTCAAGGAGATTAAAGTCCAAGGACAATTCGGCAGAAAGAGCCATGCCGCGGGGCAGAATAAGACATTCCATCAGTTCCAAGGGCAGGCGGCCAGTAGGGCAGCGTCCTGGCTCCCCAAGGCTCAGGAAGCCAGCAGGAGGCATCAACAAGGTACCTGTTAGGATGGCTGGGGGTGGACAGAAACTGATGGCTTGGGAACAGGGAAATGCAAGGGAGGGAGTGCTTAATGCTTATGTGATTTATCCTGGGGGAAGGAAATCCTAAAGTTAAAGTCAGGATtgtggaggtggggctgggggcagctgCACGAGACAGTGGAGAGAGTACCAGATCTGGGCTTCTGCCTTTTACACTGCCTAGTTCTACAGAAGGATAGCATAGCTTTCGTAAACACTTGACATGAAGGGAAAATGAGGGAGGGAAAGGCCTGGAGATGGGTGGTGCCCTTAGGTACACACACCCAAACACTGGAGGTGAGCAATATATCTTGCCATGAACTTCCACCTGGGGAACCTGGTGTCCAGAGAGGCCCATCACTCCATGGACCTGTCAGAGCTCAGAGGGCACCTCAGAGCAAGGCCGTCCCgcctcaaatcccagctctaacTATAATTGAAGACAACTGTGGGTTTAGCTTCTTTGGTCTCTGTCACCTACAAAATGTGGAAAACATCCCCCCCTCCATAGGGTTTCATGAGGATTGAGCTAATATAATAATGCACAAAGTTTttgaacagagcctggcacagagtaaatgcCTAATATCCTGTGTGGCATTCAGCAAAGGACACTGTGGTTAGGAACCTTCCCACCGTGCCAGCTTCGGCCAACCAATTTCAGTTTCCTTGCCTTTAGAATGGTCTCCTGCTGAACTTATGGGGTTTATGGGCAATGCATGCAGTGGCGTACATGAAGGAATTCGGGAAACCAGAACACGCTAGACAAATGTTGGTGGTGGCTGGAACCAAGACTCGGGGACACAAATCCCAGATAATTATTCTGAGCTCCCTTCTCAAGTTTTAGCTTTgacttctctgctttcttcctggcTAGAGTAAAGAaagttcaaaggagaaaaaagtaaccGCCTGCCAAGATCTTGAGAGCAGATATGCTGAACATGTGGCTGTCACCCAAGCACAGCCTGGGGACACTGGGACAGCCGCCTGGAAGGGCCAGGCGTTGCTTCccgaaaccagagagagagagcagttgTCGGAGGACAAGCTAATCATCCATGGCCTCCCCGCAGAGGGTTACAGGGCTCTGTACCACTCGGTGGTCGAGCCGATGCTGTGGAATCCTTCCGGGACCCCCAAGAGGTACAGCTTGGAGCTGGGCAAGGCCATCAAACAAAAGCTCTGGGAGGCTCTGTACAGCCAGGCTGCCACTCCTCTAGGGGCTCAGGGCTCGATGGGGGTCCATGAGGAGCCTGTGCCCAAGAAGTGGCCCAAattcaagagagagaaataggaacAGGAGCTCACGGGCTTAGGATATTGCTATTCTCTGCTAgatgtctgaaaaataaataccactttGCACCTTCCACATAATCTCAGAGTGCTTTACAAATTAGTAACTCCTGCCCTGGGAGGTAAGACAAATGGGTAGGAGATTCATTTCATACTGATGGCCCTTCTCCACTCTCATAACTAGGTCACGTTGAGGGCTCAGTGCTTGGGGGTCTCTTGGCCTTCCGAGGTAGGAAAAGGCCAGGCAGACAAAGTCAACAGCCCAcgttccttatttttaaaagtggactATCTTTCCCTCACTGCTTCCACATAGGGCTTAgcaaaacaaccaccaccaccccaaggACATTACCCCACATGCTCTCTGTCAGAGGCTCTCTCATGAAACCATCCCAGGCCCCAACAACATGAACTCTATGTTACCAAGAGAAGAGATGCTACAGACGCATACACGAACAAGAAGTTAAAGGTGCTCTCTCCTAGGTGGGATCTATAGACCTTTACCAAACAGAGCAATGACAACATGTAACACGTACttgataaaattgtatttttttttacagtcattTGTACAATTTGTTACAAAACCATAGAAGACTACAACTTGTTTGAAATCATTTTTGGTCGGCAAATATGCAAAATCTGTGTGCAATTATCATGTATTTACAGGGCCTCATGTTAGTCATTTTCAATGATTATTCCAACAATGTCACACTCTCAACAAAAGACATGGCTTAAGATAAAtatattagtaaataaatattctgaGAACATATTTCCATAAATGAAATGTGCTGCTATACATATACAGAATATACATAAGTTGTTTTCTAgcctttaaaacattaaaaaaaaatggtaatgttGGTGAAGGAGCCCTTAGACCATTTTATTACAAAATCTTTACAGCAAAGTCtttacaaaatatcttttaagtgCTATgggagcaattaaaaaaaaacattttaaaatagtgtcttGTTAGACCAACACAATAGAGTTtatataaagaatagaaaaaggcaggtctgtttaaaaaataatactctgattagtaattattttttagacctcattttttattaaaagcattAGTCCTGCATGAGCTTTGAGTAGAAACTAGCAGCACATAAGGGAGGGTCTGAGTGGTGGGACAGCAGATCGGGCTTTATAAAAATGGCTTGGGTTCAAGAGAGGcgggagattgagagagagccagCGTAAAGAGGTACCTTGTTGATCAGAACTCCCAaacccctgtttttttttttaactggttcCAGTACTCTTTAGTTTACATGGCTGTCCTATACCCAGGGCTGGGCCATGGGACCAGGCCTAACAGTCACACtctggcttggggtgggggtggagggcgaTAATTCTCCCTGGAAaatgtgatgctcccagtttcCAAGACTATATGACCCCAACACACCCCTGAGAGGCCATTACTGGAGTCTTGCAActtcaaagaagacatttctTTCAATTTGAACAGTGAGGCAGGAATATAGCTGGTCACTATACTCTGGTGACCTCCCTGTCTGGTGGGCCAATACAAACTCGAAACAATGGCTgatatttaaagttttaacattttcatttttctgcttctactgCCCTGCAAACTacagaaaaatgtgtttctttttgctaTCCATTATTATTGCTCTTTCCAACGAAAATTggacacatttattttaataagcccCGTGGAAGCCACATTACCTACTCCTCTATTTATTGCTTAAGGCTGTTGAGGAGTAGTTTCCCAGACCAGGCTAAAGAAAGCCACTTTGGGGGCATGGTTTCAGACAAAGGAGAGAATATGCACTCAAAGGcattaaacataaaacaaaaacaaaacaaaacaaaacctcgaacaacaacaaaaatctcaacAATGagaggctgcttttttttttttttttttttttttttgcagttccTGTTAGaagccatcccccaccccaccccttccctaaAACCACGGAATGCGAGCCGAGCCGTTGTCTGTCCTCAGCAGCTGCTACTCCTGGCCCGAGAAATCAAGGCGGGCCGGATCACATGTCAACAGCTTGGGCCCTTCTCACACCCTCGCCAACAGGTGTGCTGGGCATAGACCCGGGGGTTGGGGGCGGGAAGCAGCCCCCAGGGGGCTGTACCTCAGAGGCCAGAGGACAAAGCTCACCGTACTGAGCTCCTAAATGGCAACTGGTTCGATCATTTGAGGCTGGAATTTCTTTCTGTCAAAGCCTGGCTAGAAGGAGGTAAATTTCCTCATCACGGgctggattaaaaaagaaaacaaaaaaagattggGATACAGTGAGATTCTCAGTCAAAAGTATTCTTGTCTGGACCCTGGCCTGACTGGAGAAGGGGTCATCACTGTCGTGGATGGCAACCCTGGGCGGTCTCTTACTTCCCCACTATACTTAGTGGATGGGGTTGGCGGGGGCTTGAGGCCCCGAAGTTCCTGTTCTGCAGATGAGCATATCAGATGACgataactgaataaaaatgaatggaagtGGCCAGAGGAGTTAGTGAACACAGGGGCTAATGTGATTGGTTTCTTCTAAAAAAGACTTGGAAGAACAAGTAGTACATTGGACAAAAAAGATGACAGTCCCTGATCTGAAACAGCTTTAAATAGATTCTCCCTTTTACAatggaaacacttttttttttttttttaaacggttTGGGttttaaaactctctctcttgaAAACAAGAACAGCAAACGTttggaaaatatacaaaaacctaCCCTTTGGGGCTAAACTATCTGatagtctctttctctgtctcctggaGAATCAATACATAATAGTGCATTAGGTAGAAAAGATAGTAGACATTTGCAGGCGAGATGAGCCATTTCGGCCATGAGGCAGAGGGCTGAATAACCCCAAAGCAGTGCTTCCAGAGGGAAATGGGATGGGAAACGTATCATTCAAACAGAGCTTGGTGCTGACTCTGCGGGGTCCCCAGGAAGGCAGCCCAAGGACACTGGCTGCGCCCACACAGACGCCTGGGCGCAAGCATGCTCTAGcgccctctgtccctcttctggATTACTGAGAGCACTTTCCACCCCCTAGACACTAAGATCGCAAAACTACATTCCTTCCGGGTGTCTGTCCCCACACACCCCTTCAAACCATTTCTGCAGCCAGGGGCAGGAAGCCCGAGTTCAGGATTGGGAACTCTTGTCCTCTGACCTAAGACAATGACCCAAAGGGACAGACCGAAGAACACTGGGCTGAACTGTCCCTGTCACCCTGGGGCTGGCGTAGTGATGGCTTGTACCAGCTCCTCAGAGCTGCAGACCTTCCGCCCTATCCCTAGCTGTTCCCGTCAGCTGCCTACAGGTGTGGGATGGAGAGGGCATGGCTTCTGAGAAGACCCGAAACTTTGTACGTTGGGATTTGccacaagaaagaaagaggcagcatTGCATTGTTCCTCAGAGTTTGTACCCATATCAACTAACTTTACTTCAAGTTTCTGGTTCATTTTCTAAGGCAGGTGTAGCCCTGAGCTTTTCAAAGGCCTGAGCTCCCTCCAGGGAGACAACAGTATCTACACATGATATGGTTCAATTAATGCAGCAGTgatttcgttttttttttttttttcagcaaaagtTGGCGATTAgggttctttaaaatatatatttaaataactttttacatttacatataatatcttaaaaaacaaagcagagaacTCAATCCCACACACCTTGGGACCCCAAGCACACACACTTTACAAAACAGAATATACCATGTTATCAAAAGAGGCAAAAGACTCAGAGAATTTTGTCTGTTGGTTTGTtaatggggggtgggaggcagttTGCCACAGGTGGCTCACATTTTGGGTTGAGAAGGAGGGCTCTCTTTATTACCACTTTTGTGTGTTTgtcaaagctaaaaaaaaaaatcttttttttttttccttaaggaagtCAGAGCTTGGAGTCTCCATATAGTCCCCATTTCCGTGTAAGAGTTCCTTCTGAGCTCAGGCTCCTGTGCCACTGTCTGCTGGACGAGATCTCTGTcctagagagagagacacacatacaaataaatcATCAAGGGGACAGAACTGGCACTGGAAACCCTGGGCACAACACACAGGGGTCCAGGTGGGGGACTTGGGTGCCCATCCCTGGTGTCACAGGCTCTTGGGGAGCGACAGCTCAGAACACCAGACGGACCGTGTATACGGCAAAGGCAGGAAGGCACGGGTGCCTCCCAGACAGCCAGTCTCCCTCATCTGGATGGGCAGAGACTTCTGGAAGCTCTTAGGTAGCATGAACTTACAACATACCGAAGATGCGCCATCAGGCACTGCTGCAGGcactgggaagaagagaagacCCCTTCCCAGAGCCCACAGACCTCAGAACAAAGTAACCTCAGACTGCGATAGCCTGGGAAGTGAACAAGGCCTGTGACCGTGACCCTGGAGGGTGGAGGGCACGATTTCAGCCAAGATCTGGAGAAGCAGCTGAGAAGTGTGGAAGCTGGGATGAACTTGGCTTGTTGAGGAAGCA
This DNA window, taken from Mustela erminea isolate mMusErm1 chromosome 13, mMusErm1.Pri, whole genome shotgun sequence, encodes the following:
- the C13H22orf31 gene encoding uncharacterized protein C22orf31 homolog, producing the protein MVRKRRSISLSWTFAFKDPSISPWSSLSWLKHPIYVRRDPGIPAYGLRQSILLNTRLQDCYVDSPTLTNIWTARMCAKQNINTPAAGTTSSWEVVNTPLVASSFSLIKLVLRRQLKDKCCPGPSRFGEAKPSRRLKSKDNSAERAMPRGRIRHSISSKGRRPVGQRPGSPRLRKPAGGINKSKESSKEKKVTACQDLESRYAEHVAVTQAQPGDTGTAAWKGQALLPETREREQLSEDKLIIHGLPAEGYRALYHSVVEPMLWNPSGTPKRYSLELGKAIKQKLWEALYSQAATPLGAQGSMGVHEEPVPKKWPKFKREK